One window of the Pseudofrankia sp. DC12 genome contains the following:
- the topA gene encoding type I DNA topoisomerase, with protein sequence MPPRAKTTARTPSRSSTPLAEPLDLDAEDVDPAEQVDDAETSSGTTRGGGRRRAPGGTGTRLVIVESPAKAKTIAGYLGPGWQVESSIGHIRDLPRSAADVPAAHKGKPWARLGVDVDNGFAPLYIVTPDKRPQVSKLKELVKGASELYLATDEDREGEAIAWHLLQTLKPTVPVKRMVFHEITPQAIRRAVDSPREIDENLVNAQETRRILDRLYGYEVSPVLWKKVMPRLSAGRVQSVATRILVERERARMRFRSAGYWNIEGRFVATVGHDGKAPDTTPLPAALVALDGRRLATGRDFDATGNLTSAEVVRLDEAAARGLAERLADTTFAVRSVETKPYKRSPYPPFMTSTLQQEAGRKLRFSSQRTMQIAQKLYENGYITYMRTDSTNLSETALAAAREQARQLYGPEYVPEKPRVYTKKVKNAQEAHEAIRPSGDTFRTPGEVRRELDTDGFRLYELIWQRTVASQMADARGTSATVRLGGKSSTNEDAEFAATGKVITFPGFLRAYVEGADDPDAELEDRETRLPDVRQGDPLATRGLNPRGHSTSPPPRFTEASLVKTLEELGIGRPSTYASIIGTIQDRGYVWKKGSALIPSFVAFAVVGLLEDHFGRLVDYRFTATMEDDLDAIAAGSSASADWLTRFYFGDDAAALAAVPAAGPAANGRSASPDPGLKHLVSERLGEIDAREVNSIPLGATEDGVPVVVRVGRYGPYVQHGEGRASVPEDLPPDELTIPKALELLDAPSGDRVLGTDPDNGATITAKAGRYGPYVTTDTEPPRTASLLSTMSLETLTLDDARKLLTLPRVLGAGEDGEEITAQNGRYGPYVKKGTQSRSLANEEQLFTVTLQEALDLLAQPKTRGRRSAAEIPPLRELGADPANGKPVVLKEGRFGPYVTDGETNASLRKGDEIDTLTIERAAELLADRRARGPATPRRATARTGAKAPAKAGSTAKSKPSARASSTAKATAKTTAKTGTRATKRSAAGADGAGEG encoded by the coding sequence GTGCCACCGCGCGCGAAGACGACGGCCCGGACCCCGTCCCGGTCGTCCACACCGCTAGCCGAACCGCTCGACCTCGACGCAGAGGACGTCGACCCGGCCGAGCAGGTCGACGACGCCGAGACGTCGTCCGGCACCACCCGCGGTGGCGGGCGCAGGCGAGCGCCGGGCGGCACCGGCACCCGACTGGTGATCGTCGAGTCGCCCGCGAAGGCGAAGACGATCGCCGGCTACCTGGGCCCGGGCTGGCAGGTCGAGTCGAGCATCGGCCACATCCGGGACCTGCCGCGCAGCGCCGCGGACGTGCCGGCCGCGCACAAGGGCAAGCCGTGGGCCCGGCTCGGGGTGGACGTCGACAACGGCTTCGCGCCGCTCTACATCGTCACGCCGGACAAGCGCCCGCAGGTGTCCAAGCTCAAGGAGCTGGTCAAGGGCGCGAGCGAGCTCTACCTCGCGACAGACGAGGACCGCGAGGGCGAGGCGATCGCCTGGCACCTGCTGCAGACGCTCAAGCCGACGGTCCCGGTCAAGCGGATGGTCTTCCACGAGATCACCCCGCAGGCGATCCGCCGCGCCGTCGACAGCCCGCGTGAGATCGACGAGAACCTGGTCAACGCCCAGGAGACCAGGCGCATCCTGGACCGTCTCTACGGCTACGAGGTCTCCCCCGTGCTGTGGAAGAAGGTCATGCCGAGGCTGTCGGCCGGCCGGGTCCAGAGCGTCGCGACGAGGATCCTGGTCGAGCGGGAGCGGGCCAGGATGCGCTTCCGCTCCGCCGGCTACTGGAACATCGAGGGCCGGTTCGTGGCCACCGTCGGCCACGACGGAAAGGCCCCCGACACGACGCCGCTGCCCGCGGCCCTGGTCGCCCTCGACGGCCGCCGGCTGGCGACCGGCCGTGACTTCGACGCGACCGGCAACCTGACCTCGGCCGAGGTGGTCCGGCTCGACGAGGCGGCCGCCCGCGGCCTGGCCGAACGGCTGGCGGACACCACGTTCGCGGTCCGCTCGGTGGAGACGAAGCCGTACAAGCGCTCGCCGTACCCGCCGTTCATGACCTCCACCCTCCAGCAGGAGGCGGGCCGCAAGCTGCGGTTCTCCAGCCAGCGCACGATGCAGATCGCGCAGAAGCTGTATGAGAACGGCTACATCACCTACATGCGGACCGACTCGACGAACCTGTCCGAGACGGCCCTGGCCGCGGCCCGCGAGCAGGCCCGCCAGCTCTACGGCCCGGAGTACGTGCCGGAGAAGCCGCGGGTCTACACGAAGAAGGTCAAGAACGCCCAGGAGGCGCACGAGGCGATCCGCCCCTCCGGCGACACGTTCCGCACCCCGGGCGAGGTGCGCCGCGAGCTCGACACCGACGGCTTCCGCCTCTACGAGCTGATCTGGCAGCGCACGGTCGCCAGCCAGATGGCCGACGCCCGCGGCACCAGCGCCACCGTCCGGCTCGGCGGCAAGTCCAGCACGAACGAGGACGCCGAGTTCGCCGCGACCGGCAAGGTCATCACCTTCCCCGGCTTCCTGCGGGCCTACGTCGAAGGCGCGGACGACCCGGACGCGGAGCTTGAGGACCGCGAGACCCGGCTGCCCGACGTCCGCCAGGGCGACCCGCTGGCCACCCGCGGCCTCAACCCGCGCGGCCACTCGACCAGCCCGCCGCCGCGGTTCACCGAGGCGAGCCTGGTCAAGACGCTGGAGGAGCTGGGCATCGGCCGCCCGTCGACCTACGCGTCGATCATCGGCACGATCCAGGACCGCGGGTACGTCTGGAAGAAGGGCTCCGCGCTGATCCCCAGCTTCGTGGCGTTCGCCGTCGTCGGGCTGTTGGAGGACCACTTCGGCCGGCTGGTCGACTACCGGTTCACGGCGACGATGGAGGACGACCTCGACGCGATCGCCGCCGGCTCGTCCGCGTCCGCCGACTGGCTGACCCGGTTCTACTTCGGCGACGACGCGGCCGCCCTTGCCGCGGTGCCAGCTGCCGGGCCGGCCGCGAACGGCAGGAGCGCCAGCCCCGACCCAGGCCTCAAGCACCTCGTCAGCGAGCGCCTCGGGGAGATCGACGCCCGCGAGGTCAACTCGATCCCGCTCGGTGCCACCGAGGACGGGGTTCCGGTGGTCGTGCGGGTCGGCCGGTACGGCCCCTACGTCCAGCACGGCGAGGGCCGGGCCAGCGTCCCCGAGGACCTGCCCCCGGACGAGCTGACGATCCCGAAGGCACTGGAGCTGCTCGACGCACCGTCCGGCGACCGGGTGCTCGGCACCGACCCGGACAACGGCGCCACGATCACCGCCAAGGCCGGCCGCTACGGCCCGTACGTCACCACCGACACCGAGCCGCCGCGCACCGCGAGCCTGTTGTCGACCATGTCGCTGGAGACGCTGACCCTCGACGACGCCCGCAAGCTGCTCACCCTGCCCCGGGTGCTCGGCGCCGGCGAGGACGGTGAGGAGATCACCGCCCAGAACGGCCGGTACGGCCCCTACGTCAAGAAGGGGACGCAGAGCCGGTCGCTGGCGAACGAGGAGCAGCTGTTCACCGTGACGCTGCAGGAGGCGCTGGACCTGCTCGCCCAGCCGAAGACGCGCGGCCGGCGCAGCGCGGCCGAGATCCCGCCACTGCGCGAGCTGGGCGCCGACCCGGCGAACGGCAAGCCGGTGGTGCTCAAGGAGGGCCGGTTCGGCCCCTACGTCACCGACGGCGAGACCAACGCCAGCCTGCGCAAGGGCGACGAGATCGACACCCTGACGATCGAACGCGCGGCCGAGCTGCTCGCCGACCGGCGGGCCCGCGGCCCCGCGACCCCGCGCCGCGCCACCGCGCGGACGGGCGCGAAGGCACCGGCGAAGGCCGGGAGTACCGCCAAGTCGAAGCCGTCGGCACGAGCCTCGTCAACCGCCAAGGCCACGGCGAAGACGACCGCGAAGACCGGCACGCGCGCGACGAAGCGGTCCGCGGCTGGCGCTGACGGCGCCGGCGAGGGTTGA
- a CDS encoding MFS transporter produces the protein MSPADEAEGSVRRAPLGFQDTRDAPPGDGSPGAQTSAAGLPPRPTDGSPAAPAPNGREHYGVPAGGHAAEGPGTALVERRARRAGWAHRSVGQHPVTSVPEPPERRAPASSDEGDVRAVLRIPEFRRLWIQLGLSSLGDWMGLLATTAMVAELAHSFSGQAYGIGSLLIIRLMPALIFGPIAGAVADKLDRRRTMVVTDLMRFALFASIPLVGTLAWLFIASFLVECVTLLWAPAKEASVPHLVPKERLAAANTLSLITTYGSAPVAAAIFALLATLARSLAPSYPWFRDSPVDLALYFNAVTFLLSAIVIWGLRSIGKAQRPDQGPGPGFFASITEGWKFVGQDRLVRGLVVGILGGFAGAGCVIALGRLYVKILGGGDSAYGVLFGAVFVGLAAGMAAGPRLLGDYSRTRLFGVCVTGAGITLVFVAIIPNLVLACILVVLVGMFAGVAWVTGNTLLQAEVADELRGRTFALVQSLVRVDLLLVLAVAPALVGLIGTHQIHLWGEVNVRADGVTVVLLCGGALAIVVGLFAYRQMDDHSGVPVLPELWNALRGRRGVRRPRHAGLFVAMEGADSRSRADQLESLRRWLVEAGREVLVTAERPADTSGLEAALRTAQPDPAAGLHPRTTALLTAAIHAEHVARVIEPALARGAVVLTDSYLDAEIARQSAEACAALDELTELSHWATRSLVPDVTILLDTEPGGPAATANGRAGRFDERVRVALLQLADDEPHRYLVLDGTAPASELRGRIRQAVQRRLSEPAPAVTAPDEGTAYGDGTAYHDAAGTEAAGHREGPG, from the coding sequence ATGTCGCCGGCGGACGAGGCGGAAGGCTCCGTTCGCCGAGCGCCGCTCGGCTTCCAGGACACCCGCGATGCCCCCCCGGGGGACGGCTCCCCGGGGGCGCAGACCTCTGCGGCCGGGCTGCCGCCTCGGCCCACGGATGGCTCTCCGGCAGCCCCTGCCCCCAACGGGCGCGAGCACTACGGGGTGCCCGCCGGCGGGCACGCGGCGGAGGGGCCTGGCACCGCGTTAGTCGAACGACGCGCGCGGCGGGCCGGCTGGGCGCACCGGTCTGTCGGCCAGCACCCGGTCACCAGCGTCCCCGAGCCGCCTGAGCGGCGAGCCCCGGCGAGCTCGGACGAGGGCGACGTCCGTGCCGTGCTGCGCATCCCGGAGTTCCGCCGGCTCTGGATCCAGCTCGGGCTGTCCAGCCTCGGGGACTGGATGGGTCTGCTCGCCACGACGGCGATGGTGGCCGAGCTGGCGCACAGCTTCTCGGGGCAGGCCTACGGGATCGGCTCGCTTCTGATCATCCGGCTGATGCCGGCGCTGATCTTCGGCCCGATCGCCGGGGCGGTCGCGGACAAGCTCGACCGCCGCCGCACCATGGTCGTCACCGACCTGATGCGTTTCGCGTTGTTCGCCTCGATCCCGCTCGTCGGGACGCTGGCCTGGCTGTTCATCGCGTCGTTCCTGGTCGAATGCGTGACGCTGCTGTGGGCGCCGGCCAAGGAGGCGAGCGTCCCGCACCTGGTGCCCAAGGAGCGCCTGGCCGCCGCGAACACGCTGAGCCTGATCACGACCTACGGCAGCGCGCCGGTGGCCGCTGCGATCTTCGCGCTGCTGGCGACGCTGGCCCGCAGCCTGGCGCCCAGCTATCCGTGGTTCCGGGACTCGCCGGTCGACCTCGCCCTGTACTTCAACGCGGTCACGTTCCTGCTGTCGGCGATCGTGATCTGGGGGCTGCGCTCGATCGGCAAGGCCCAGCGGCCCGACCAGGGCCCGGGGCCCGGCTTCTTCGCCTCCATCACCGAGGGCTGGAAGTTCGTCGGCCAGGACCGGCTGGTCCGCGGCCTGGTCGTCGGCATCCTCGGCGGGTTCGCCGGCGCCGGCTGCGTCATCGCGCTGGGCCGGCTCTACGTGAAGATCCTCGGCGGCGGCGACTCGGCCTACGGCGTGCTGTTCGGCGCGGTGTTCGTGGGCCTGGCGGCCGGCATGGCGGCCGGGCCCAGGCTGCTGGGCGACTACAGCCGTACCAGGCTGTTCGGCGTCTGCGTCACGGGTGCGGGCATCACGCTCGTGTTCGTCGCGATCATCCCGAACCTGGTGCTCGCCTGCATCCTGGTCGTTCTGGTCGGGATGTTCGCCGGAGTCGCCTGGGTCACCGGGAACACCCTGCTGCAGGCCGAGGTGGCCGACGAGCTGCGCGGGCGCACGTTCGCGCTGGTGCAGTCGCTGGTCCGCGTCGACCTGCTGCTGGTACTGGCGGTCGCGCCGGCGCTCGTGGGCCTGATCGGCACCCATCAGATCCATCTGTGGGGCGAGGTCAACGTCCGCGCCGACGGCGTGACGGTGGTGCTGCTGTGCGGTGGTGCCCTGGCCATCGTGGTCGGGCTCTTCGCCTACCGGCAGATGGACGACCATTCGGGCGTTCCGGTGCTGCCGGAGCTGTGGAACGCGCTGCGCGGCCGCCGCGGGGTCCGTCGGCCGCGCCACGCCGGGCTTTTCGTCGCCATGGAGGGCGCCGACTCCAGGAGCCGGGCCGACCAGCTCGAATCGCTGCGCCGATGGCTGGTCGAGGCCGGTCGCGAGGTCCTGGTCACCGCGGAGCGCCCGGCCGACACGTCCGGGCTGGAGGCCGCGCTGCGCACGGCACAGCCGGACCCTGCCGCCGGGCTGCACCCGCGGACCACGGCGCTGCTGACGGCGGCGATCCACGCCGAGCACGTCGCCCGGGTGATCGAGCCGGCCCTCGCGCGCGGCGCGGTGGTGCTCACGGACTCCTACCTCGACGCGGAGATCGCCCGGCAGAGCGCCGAGGCGTGCGCCGCCCTCGACGAGCTGACCGAGCTGTCGCACTGGGCCACCAGGTCCCTGGTGCCCGATGTGACGATCCTGCTCGACACGGAGCCGGGCGGCCCCGCCGCGACGGCGAACGGCCGAGCCGGACGGTTCGACGAGCGGGTTCGGGTGGCCCTCCTGCAGCTCGCCGACGACGAGCCGCACCGCTACCTGGTGCTCGACGGGACGGCTCCGGCCAGCGAGCTGCGCGGCCGCATCCGGCAGGCCGTCCAACGCCGCCTCTCCGAGCCCGCGCCGGCCGTGACCGCCCCGGATGAAGGGACCGCCTACGGCGACGGCACGGCGTATCACGACGCGGCGGGCACCGAGGCCGCTGGGCACCGGGAGGGGCCTGGGTGA
- a CDS encoding DNA polymerase III subunit delta' → MTVWDALVGQDAVVDTLAAAAVAATLAGGPQGALAAARAGMTHSWLFTGPAGAGRTDAARAFAAALSCVRADEAGARPGCGECVGCHTVLTDTAADLRTVRAEGLSLGVQDVRALVRDAASAPTSGRYRILLIEEAERLTDAAANALLKALEEPAQRSVFVLCAPSVDDVMPTIRSRCRVVALRLPTVDDLVGALLRDGVDEATAQVAARAAQGHLGRARLLATDDETRARRAQVLALPSRLGRVADCLAAAGDLVAAANADAQTANAERDEAEAGALRTALGMGATSSGGTGRARPATKAAPKAKTMLVRGAAGALKDLEKSQKSRGRRTVLDSLDRALLDLAGLYRDVLAQQLGATVDPVNTDATREIATLAARAAPERTLQRLEAVLATRDALAANPGLVAQLTVESLALTLREP, encoded by the coding sequence GTGACTGTCTGGGACGCGCTTGTCGGCCAGGACGCCGTGGTCGACACGCTCGCCGCCGCGGCGGTGGCCGCGACGCTCGCCGGCGGGCCGCAGGGGGCGCTGGCGGCCGCGCGGGCCGGAATGACCCACTCGTGGCTGTTCACCGGTCCGGCCGGCGCGGGCCGGACCGACGCGGCCCGGGCCTTCGCCGCCGCGCTGAGCTGCGTGCGCGCCGACGAGGCCGGCGCACGGCCGGGCTGCGGCGAGTGCGTCGGCTGTCACACCGTGCTCACCGACACGGCGGCGGACCTGCGCACGGTCCGGGCCGAGGGGCTCTCGCTCGGGGTCCAGGACGTCCGGGCGCTGGTCCGGGACGCGGCGAGCGCGCCCACCAGCGGCCGGTACCGGATCCTGCTCATCGAGGAGGCCGAGCGACTGACCGACGCGGCCGCGAACGCGCTGCTGAAGGCGCTGGAGGAGCCGGCCCAGCGGTCGGTCTTCGTGCTGTGCGCGCCGTCCGTGGACGACGTCATGCCGACGATCCGGTCCCGCTGCCGGGTGGTGGCGCTGCGGCTGCCAACCGTCGACGACCTCGTCGGCGCGCTGCTGCGCGACGGCGTCGACGAGGCGACAGCCCAGGTCGCGGCCCGAGCGGCGCAGGGGCACCTCGGCCGGGCGCGGCTGCTCGCGACCGACGACGAGACCCGGGCCCGACGGGCTCAGGTGCTGGCCCTCCCGAGCCGGCTCGGCCGGGTGGCCGACTGCCTGGCCGCGGCTGGCGACCTCGTCGCCGCCGCGAACGCGGACGCACAGACAGCGAACGCCGAGCGCGACGAGGCGGAGGCCGGCGCGCTGCGCACCGCGCTCGGTATGGGCGCCACCTCGTCCGGTGGCACCGGCCGGGCGAGACCAGCCACGAAGGCCGCGCCCAAGGCGAAGACGATGCTGGTGCGCGGCGCGGCCGGGGCTCTCAAGGACCTGGAGAAGTCACAGAAGAGCCGGGGCCGGCGCACCGTCCTGGACTCGCTCGACCGGGCCCTGCTCGATCTCGCCGGCCTGTACCGTGACGTCCTCGCCCAGCAGCTCGGCGCCACCGTCGACCCGGTCAATACCGACGCCACCCGCGAGATCGCGACCCTGGCGGCCCGGGCGGCACCGGAACGCACGCTCCAGCGCCTGGAGGCGGTCCTCGCCACCCGCGACGCCCTCGCTGCCAACCCGGGACTGGTGGCCCAGCTCACCGTCGAGTCCCTCGCCCTCACGCTGCGGGAGCCGTAA
- a CDS encoding FAD-dependent monooxygenase, with protein sequence MRIVCVGGGPAGLYFAICAKQRDPSHEITVMERDPAGSTHGWGVVYWEQLIDIMYRNDPVGAQAVHDASTLWQEQRLTIGARTAYMPGHGYGIQRSVLLDLFTRRARELGVQLRHRQEMADAAELQALCAENDLVVAADGGRSRVRRLAGPDAFGTRLEEGSNPYIWLGTDQRFTDFRFAFERTEHGWIWFHSYPSAADGGTCVFECASTTWAGLGLDRLDDAAGRELLETIFARQLAGHHLLGGDGGRDATRPAHWQRFTHVGNRSWRHDNIVLIGDAAHTTHFTFGSGTALAMMDAVMLARFLRQHDGDVPAALTEFDRSGRLAVGRVQAHARRGSDWFERMDDLLDRELASPDSEQDGPDPMTVAMAMGSRHGGGIQPLRRHVLRSNQVPAVRRVYREASTGTRWLRDRRRARELARVG encoded by the coding sequence ATGAGGATTGTGTGTGTCGGCGGCGGGCCCGCCGGGCTGTACTTCGCGATCTGCGCCAAGCAGCGTGACCCCAGCCATGAGATCACCGTGATGGAGCGCGACCCCGCCGGATCGACGCACGGCTGGGGGGTCGTCTACTGGGAACAGCTGATCGACATCATGTACCGCAACGACCCGGTCGGCGCCCAGGCGGTGCATGACGCCTCGACGCTGTGGCAGGAGCAGCGGCTCACCATCGGTGCTCGGACCGCCTACATGCCTGGCCACGGCTACGGCATCCAGCGGTCGGTCCTGCTTGACCTGTTCACCCGGCGTGCGCGCGAGCTCGGCGTCCAGCTGCGGCACCGTCAGGAAATGGCCGACGCGGCGGAGCTACAGGCGTTGTGCGCTGAGAATGACCTGGTGGTCGCCGCGGACGGCGGGCGCAGCCGGGTGCGGCGGCTGGCCGGGCCGGATGCCTTCGGCACCCGGCTCGAGGAGGGAAGCAACCCGTACATCTGGCTGGGCACCGACCAGCGGTTCACGGACTTCCGGTTCGCGTTCGAGCGCACCGAGCATGGCTGGATCTGGTTCCACTCGTATCCCTCGGCCGCGGACGGCGGCACCTGCGTCTTCGAATGCGCGTCGACGACCTGGGCCGGGCTCGGTCTGGACCGGCTCGACGACGCGGCCGGGCGCGAGCTGCTGGAGACGATCTTCGCCCGTCAGCTCGCCGGTCACCACCTTCTCGGCGGCGACGGCGGCCGGGACGCGACTCGGCCAGCCCACTGGCAGCGGTTCACCCATGTCGGCAACCGCTCGTGGCGGCACGACAACATCGTGCTGATCGGCGACGCCGCGCACACCACCCACTTCACGTTCGGGTCAGGAACCGCGCTGGCGATGATGGACGCCGTCATGCTCGCCCGGTTCCTGCGCCAGCACGACGGCGACGTCCCGGCGGCACTGACGGAGTTCGACCGCTCCGGGCGTCTCGCGGTCGGCCGGGTGCAGGCGCACGCGCGCAGAGGCTCGGACTGGTTCGAACGAATGGACGATCTCCTCGACCGCGAGCTGGCCAGCCCGGACAGTGAGCAGGATGGGCCGGATCCGATGACGGTCGCGATGGCGATGGGGAGCCGTCATGGCGGCGGCATCCAGCCGCTGCGCCGCCACGTGCTGCGGTCGAACCAGGTCCCGGCGGTGCGCCGGGTCTACCGGGAGGCCAGCACGGGCACCCGTTGGCTGCGCGACCGCCGCCGTGCCCGCGAGCTGGCCCGCGTCGGCTAG
- a CDS encoding lasso RiPP family leader peptide-containing protein — MKATYQAPTLEVAGSFRDCTGWGGWGGWGGWGGWGGWGGSGGGWGGWGNW; from the coding sequence ATGAAGGCTACGTACCAAGCGCCGACTCTCGAGGTCGCAGGCTCGTTCCGCGACTGCACCGGCTGGGGTGGCTGGGGCGGCTGGGGCGGTTGGGGCGGCTGGGGTGGCTGGGGTGGCTCGGGCGGAGGTTGGGGTGGCTGGGGCAACTGGTAA
- a CDS encoding putative RiPP precursor, translating to MKATYRAPTLQAEGSFREHTGFGFGFGGFGLGFGWGRFGWGGGWGGGWGGGWGGGWGC from the coding sequence ATGAAGGCTACGTATAGGGCACCGACCCTGCAGGCTGAGGGCTCCTTCCGCGAGCACACCGGCTTCGGCTTTGGCTTCGGCGGCTTCGGACTCGGTTTCGGCTGGGGCCGATTCGGCTGGGGCGGCGGCTGGGGCGGCGGCTGGGGCGGCGGCTGGGGTGGTGGCTGGGGCTGCTGA
- the ricT gene encoding regulatory iron-sulfur-containing complex subunit RicT translates to MPMMCAVAFSPRGKLYYADPGLLAPKVGDRVLVPTDDGAEVATCMWAPQWVSDDIGHLPVLAGLAADEDVEREAASRRRRAQARVAARRLVREHGLPMKIVGVDHVSSAGTFTIYFTADGRVDFRALVRDLNRTLDTRVLLRQLSARDSAKLQGGIGSCGRDLCCSTFLTDFEPVSIRMAKDQNLALNPLKISGACGRLMCCLRYEHPLYEEFAAAVPAVGASARTPDGPGRVIGHDVPRQQVVVALDAGGRKACDRSEVCSSRRAHDAAYPAAGSSGCASTPALADPSRLDLDQVSAGPAAGTAADADVVDPASRADGDGDGTTNQPDAGSATGQTDSGEGGHHRIRRRRSRPAGPA, encoded by the coding sequence ATGCCGATGATGTGCGCGGTGGCGTTCTCCCCCCGCGGGAAGCTCTACTACGCCGATCCCGGGTTACTCGCGCCGAAGGTCGGCGACCGGGTACTGGTCCCGACCGACGACGGCGCCGAGGTGGCGACCTGCATGTGGGCGCCCCAGTGGGTCAGCGACGACATCGGGCACCTGCCCGTACTGGCGGGGCTCGCGGCCGACGAGGACGTGGAACGGGAGGCGGCCTCCCGGCGGAGGCGCGCCCAGGCCAGGGTCGCCGCCAGACGGCTGGTCCGCGAGCACGGGCTCCCGATGAAGATCGTCGGGGTCGACCATGTCAGCTCGGCCGGCACCTTCACGATCTACTTCACCGCCGACGGGCGGGTGGACTTCCGCGCGCTTGTCCGTGACCTCAACCGGACGCTGGACACCCGGGTACTCCTGCGCCAGCTGTCCGCGCGCGACAGCGCGAAGCTTCAGGGCGGGATCGGCTCATGCGGCCGGGACCTGTGCTGCTCGACGTTCCTCACCGACTTCGAGCCGGTGAGCATCCGGATGGCCAAGGACCAGAACCTGGCCCTGAACCCGCTGAAGATCAGCGGGGCCTGCGGGCGGCTGATGTGTTGCCTGCGCTACGAGCATCCGCTGTACGAGGAGTTCGCCGCGGCCGTCCCGGCGGTCGGCGCCAGCGCGCGCACGCCCGACGGTCCGGGCCGCGTGATCGGCCACGACGTGCCCCGTCAGCAGGTCGTCGTCGCGCTCGACGCCGGTGGCCGCAAGGCCTGCGACCGGTCCGAGGTGTGTTCGTCCCGGCGGGCCCACGACGCCGCCTATCCCGCTGCCGGGTCCTCCGGCTGCGCGTCCACGCCTGCCCTCGCCGACCCGAGTCGGCTCGACCTGGACCAGGTCAGCGCCGGCCCGGCGGCGGGCACAGCGGCGGATGCGGATGTCGTCGACCCGGCTTCGCGCGCCGACGGCGACGGCGACGGCACGACAAACCAGCCCGACGCGGGCTCCGCGACGGGCCAGACCGACTCCGGCGAAGGGGGCCACCACCGGATTCGCCGGCGGCGCTCCCGCCCAGCCGGCCCGGCCTGA
- a CDS encoding response regulator transcription factor, with product MTGEAVATTTRGASLLVAEDDEASRVALARSLERFGYRVLEAADGETALRLFQTTEIDLVVLDVAMPRMDGFAVLSRLRQTSEVPVIMLTGRAEEVDRVVGLELGADDYVVKPYSLRELVARVRARLRRRPVEAPPQRSGDGNEPLIYGDVSIDLRAREVAVAGERIDLTAREYELLAFLARHPRRVFSREELLEQVWGTRFQDPATVTEHVRRVRTKVEGRPPQRRLVTTLRGMGYRFDP from the coding sequence ATGACCGGGGAAGCAGTCGCGACGACGACGCGAGGAGCCTCGCTCCTCGTCGCGGAGGATGACGAAGCATCGCGCGTCGCACTCGCGCGCAGTCTGGAACGTTTCGGATACCGCGTTCTGGAGGCGGCGGACGGCGAGACCGCGCTTCGCCTGTTCCAGACCACAGAGATCGACCTGGTTGTCCTCGACGTCGCGATGCCGCGCATGGACGGCTTCGCCGTGCTCAGCCGGCTGAGGCAGACGAGCGAGGTCCCGGTGATCATGCTCACCGGCCGGGCCGAGGAAGTCGACCGGGTGGTGGGCCTGGAGCTCGGGGCCGACGACTACGTCGTCAAGCCCTACTCGCTGCGCGAGCTGGTCGCGCGGGTCCGGGCCCGGCTGCGCCGCCGTCCCGTGGAAGCGCCGCCGCAACGGTCCGGGGACGGCAACGAGCCGCTGATCTACGGCGACGTGTCGATCGACCTGCGCGCCCGGGAGGTGGCTGTCGCGGGCGAGCGGATCGACCTCACCGCCCGTGAGTACGAGCTGCTGGCCTTCCTCGCCCGGCACCCGCGTCGCGTCTTCAGCCGTGAGGAACTGCTGGAGCAGGTCTGGGGCACCCGCTTCCAGGACCCGGCCACGGTGACCGAGCACGTCCGGCGAGTCCGGACCAAGGTCGAGGGGCGTCCGCCGCAGCGCCGCCTCGTCACCACTTTGCGTGGCATGGGCTACCGCTTCGACCCGTGA
- a CDS encoding GNAT family N-acetyltransferase: MTDAAGQLAIRPASSDDVDTVAGILAEAARWLAARGIEQWPADGFPVADIRDRIARGETYVAEADGHAVATISLDWADPDMWGAAGTDGAAVYVHRLAVLRSAAGRRIGEQLLAWAAAQALAAGRAQVRLDCVTANAQLCRYYVDRGWTHVRDITDEIGTESLFQREAWSEVTATR; the protein is encoded by the coding sequence ATGACGGACGCCGCAGGCCAGCTCGCGATCCGCCCCGCCAGCAGCGACGACGTTGACACCGTCGCTGGCATTCTCGCCGAGGCGGCACGCTGGCTCGCCGCGCGCGGCATTGAGCAGTGGCCCGCCGACGGCTTTCCGGTGGCGGACATCCGTGACCGCATCGCACGCGGCGAGACCTACGTAGCCGAGGCCGACGGGCACGCCGTCGCCACGATCAGTCTCGACTGGGCGGATCCCGACATGTGGGGGGCCGCGGGGACCGATGGGGCGGCTGTCTACGTCCACCGCCTGGCCGTCCTCCGCTCGGCAGCGGGACGCCGGATCGGGGAGCAGCTTCTCGCCTGGGCGGCGGCACAGGCGCTCGCTGCCGGGCGAGCGCAGGTTCGCCTCGACTGCGTGACAGCCAACGCCCAGCTCTGTCGGTACTACGTCGACCGCGGGTGGACACACGTCCGGGACATCACCGACGAGATCGGTACCGAGAGCCTGTTTCAGCGCGAAGCCTGGTCCGAGGTCACAGCCACCCGCTAA